AGAATCCTTTTCTTAACTTGTATTTAGATTTGGAGCTTGAATATTACTTTCTTCCTAATCCGACGTTAATGAAAGAAAATGAATTCGATGAGATAAATAATCATTTAAAGGGGTTCCTAAGAGAATGGACCATTGATACAAAAAATATCATTGAGGGTATACCTTGATTACAGCAAAGAGGACCTGGGTGAACAGACAACTCTTCCCGTAGCTGGGCATCCCCCCTGGAGGCCCTCACGAAGTGGATCAAGCAGCAGGAGAAAAAAAGTGACGTACGATCAGTATACCATTGAAGGTATCGTGGAGATCATCAACCAGGCTTATCGGAAACATAGCTGTGCTGTAGGGACATAGCTTCCCTTTTTATAATTAGCACTGGAAGTTTTCTCTTTTTTGTATCAGTTTTCTCCTGGACAGAATCCTTTTACCCACGGTTTTTGAAGTCAAATATTCCGGTTCTATGCATTATTGGAATTTTTTGAAAAGGAGGCTCTGAGGAAAAATCTATTTCCTGTATATGTCCGTTTTTATCTCTCATAAAACAGCATAACCATAGGCTTTCTTGAGCCTATGTCCCTTTATCGCAGCTATGTTTCCGAGGAGCCTCCAGCGCGGAAACAAAAAAGGGAAGCTATTGCGTCAAAACGGAGCTATGTTTCCGATGGGCCGTGAGGGAAATCATCTTTTACGGATGATGTTTCATTACCAAGGCAAGGACCGGTGCTGAGGAGTGTGTTATAATAAAGAAGGGGGGGGGAGAGAAAATCATGCTTCTTTTAGCGATAATACTTGCACTTTTTGGTCTTAATCTTTGGAATTGGCTTGCATGCAATTTTGCAGCACGAAGATCTATGGTTTCTCCATGGCTGTATAGTCCTATTAACTGTATTTTATGGTGTTGCTTGACTATTGCAATGCTAATTGGATCATTATATTGCTTTTGGTTAGCCGTAGGAAGCATATGGAAAGCAATAGGATGGATTGTTTTTATGTATCTTGCAGGAGCAACTATCTGCAACCTAATGTTTAAGTTCTTAAAATCGTTAGTGGGTTTAAGTGATTGGACCCCGTTACATACTTCAAGTATAACTGGTGATGAGGGAATGACGAGGCTTCACATATCAATGGGCGCGGATGTAAACGCTAAAGGCAGAGTCAATTTCACACCTCTACACTCAGCAAGTATAGCAGGTCATAAAGAAGTGGCAGAGTTATTGATCTCCAAAGGCGCTAACGTCAACGCTAAAAGTTTGCTAGGCGAAACCCCTCTCCACTGGGCATACTGTCATAAAGAAGTGGCAGAGTTATTGATCTCCAAAGGCGCTAACGTCAACGCTAAAAGNNNNNNNNNNNNNNNNNNNNNNNNNNNNNNNNNNNNNNNNNNNNNNNNNNNNNNNNNNNNNNNNNNNNNNNNNNNNNNNNNNNNNNNNNNNNNNNAAAAGTTTGCTAGGCGAAACCCCTCTCCACTGGGCATACAAGAAGCATAATCACAAAGAAGTAGCCAAATTGCTTATCTTGAATGGCGCTGATGTAAAGGGTAGGGACAAAGACGGCCAAACTCCCCTGTTTTATATATGCGAAAAAGGCCACAAAGAAATAGCTGAATTACTTATTTCTAAAGGTGCTGATGTGAATGCCAAAACCACTGATCACTGGACCCCTCTGCGCGTGGCATGCTTTAACGGCCACAAAGAAATAGCTGAATTACTTATCTCCAAAGGCGCCGATGTGAATGCAAAGAACAAGCATGGTATTACCCCTCTGCACGTGGCGATTGGTAAAGGGAACAAAGAAATAGCTGAATTGCTCATCTCTAGTGGTGCCGATGTGAATGCAAAGCACAGAAGTGGCTTGACTTCTCTCCACATGGCAAGCGATAGAGGCCACAAAGAAATAGCTGAATTGCTCATCTCTAGTGGTGCGAATGTCAATGCGAAAGCCATCAATGGCTGGGCCCCTCTGCACGTGGCATGCTTTAACGGCCACAAAGAAATAGCTGAATTACTTATCTCCAAAGGCGCAAATGTCAATAATAATGACGATTCCCCTCTGCACGTGGCGATTGATAAAGGGAACAAAGAAATAGCTGAATTGCTCATCTCTAGTGGTGCCGATGTGAATGCAGAGGACAAATGCAGTTTTACCCCTTTGTTCGAAGCAATTGAAAAGGGCCACAAAGAAATAGCTGAATTACTTATCTCCAAAGGCGCCGATGTGAATGCGAATGGCTTCTTTAACAGAACTCCTCTGCGCATTGCAATCAAAAAAGGATACAAAGATATAGTCGAGCTACTCAAAGCTCACGGCGCGAAGGAATAGTATTAGAAGAGAGGTGGGAAAATGGGCAAATCTTCAGGCCCTGTATCTGATGAGAAACCAGACGAAAATCCACCAAAAGTTGAAGATACTATCTGTACTGAATGTGGCACTAAATATTCGGGGAATTTGAAAGGGACTTTTTTAGGCTTCCCCTCTGGTTTTTGTGAATCTTGCAACAAGTCGTTTTTTTATCCACTATCAAACAAGAGAAAGATTTTATATGCGATACTATTCTTCTTATCATTTCCTATGGTATGTGCTGGGGCCGGCCCGATTGCCTTATTGATATTTCTTCTTCTAGGAATAGCAATACTGTCAAATGGAAAAATAAGTAGAAAAGTCCAGGCAATTCTAAAGGCTCCCGGAGTGAAGGAATAGAAAGATGCTTGTTCAGGCTCAATAAATCAATGCACCCCGGAAAATGACCTCTCAGGACAGGCCCTTCTGAGCACGTTCTCCGGCTGGACGGTATAGAATACCTCCGACCTCCGGGAACGCTCTCCAGTGAAAGATTTTAACCGCGTGGTTATG
This genomic interval from Thermodesulfobacteriota bacterium contains the following:
- a CDS encoding ankyrin repeat domain-containing protein — encoded protein: KSLLGETPLHWAYKKHNHKEVAKLLILNGADVKGRDKDGQTPLFYICEKGHKEIAELLISKGADVNAKTTDHWTPLRVACFNGHKEIAELLISKGADVNAKNKHGITPLHVAIGKGNKEIAELLISSGADVNAKHRSGLTSLHMASDRGHKEIAELLISSGANVNAKAINGWAPLHVACFNGHKEIAELLISKGANVNNNDDSPLHVAIDKGNKEIAELLISSGADVNAEDKCSFTPLFEAIEKGHKEIAELLISKGADVNANGFFNRTPLRIAIKKGYKDIVELLKAHGAKE
- a CDS encoding ankyrin repeat domain-containing protein is translated as MLLLAIILALFGLNLWNWLACNFAARRSMVSPWLYSPINCILWCCLTIAMLIGSLYCFWLAVGSIWKAIGWIVFMYLAGATICNLMFKFLKSLVGLSDWTPLHTSSITGDEGMTRLHISMGADVNAKGRVNFTPLHSASIAGHKEVAELLISKGANVNAKSLLGETPLHWAYCHKEVAELLISKGANVNAK